In Leptolyngbya sp. KIOST-1, one DNA window encodes the following:
- a CDS encoding anhydro-N-acetylmuramic acid kinase, protein MRVIGLISGTSVDGIDAALVDVGGQGYELSLSLLDGLTWPYPTELQQQILALCAGEAVDLETLARLDDAVAHTFVDAAQALMAQAGPAELVASHGQTVFHRPVGRPALSHQGPVQLGYTLQLGRGAVLAQRLGLPVVSDFRQADIEAGGEGAPLAPVLDLCLLSHPTEHRCVQNLGGIGNVAYLPPWHRRGSPPKVLGWDTGPANSLIDIAIYTLSEGSLTYDEDGAWAAQGTPCLALVNDWLEHPYFVQPPPKSTGRELFGWEFFQRCHQEAQRQGLSVVDILATLTEFTAASVAREYRTFLPTLPDRVLVSGGGSHNPVLMARLQAHLPDLPVQPTDAVGLSASYKEAIAFAVLGYWQRQGFAGNLPAVTGASGPVVLGRLSPPAGTL, encoded by the coding sequence ATGCGCGTGATTGGTTTGATTAGCGGCACCTCCGTAGACGGCATCGATGCCGCCCTGGTGGACGTGGGCGGGCAGGGCTACGAGCTCAGCCTCTCCCTGCTGGACGGACTGACCTGGCCCTACCCCACCGAGCTTCAGCAGCAAATTTTAGCCCTCTGCGCCGGGGAAGCGGTGGATTTGGAGACCCTGGCCCGGCTAGACGATGCCGTGGCCCACACCTTTGTCGATGCGGCCCAGGCGCTCATGGCCCAGGCCGGCCCCGCTGAGCTGGTGGCCTCCCACGGGCAAACGGTCTTTCACCGTCCGGTGGGGCGTCCGGCCCTGAGCCACCAGGGGCCAGTACAGCTGGGCTATACCCTGCAACTGGGGCGCGGTGCCGTGCTGGCCCAGCGGTTGGGCCTGCCTGTGGTCAGCGACTTTCGCCAGGCCGACATTGAAGCGGGAGGGGAGGGTGCCCCCCTGGCTCCGGTGTTAGATCTCTGTCTGCTCAGCCACCCCACCGAGCACCGCTGCGTCCAAAATCTGGGCGGCATTGGCAATGTCGCCTACCTGCCTCCCTGGCACCGCCGGGGCAGTCCGCCCAAGGTGCTGGGGTGGGACACCGGACCGGCCAACTCCTTGATCGATATCGCCATCTATACCCTCTCCGAGGGCAGCCTCACCTACGACGAGGACGGCGCTTGGGCCGCCCAGGGTACCCCCTGTCTGGCGCTTGTCAACGATTGGCTTGAGCACCCCTACTTTGTGCAGCCACCGCCAAAATCCACCGGGCGCGAGCTGTTTGGCTGGGAGTTTTTCCAGCGGTGCCATCAGGAGGCGCAGCGGCAGGGCCTGAGTGTCGTGGATATCCTCGCCACGCTGACGGAGTTCACCGCTGCTTCGGTGGCCCGCGAATACCGCACTTTCTTGCCCACCCTGCCCGATCGCGTACTGGTCAGCGGCGGCGGTAGCCACAACCCGGTGCTGATGGCGCGCCTCCAGGCTCACCTGCCCGATCTTCCGGTACAGCCCACCGATGCGGTGGGGCTCTCGGCCAGCTACAAGGAGGCGATCGCTTTTGCCGTGCTGGGCTACTGGCAGCGCCAGGGATTTGCGGGCAACTTGCCCGCCGTCACCGGAGCCAGCGGCCCCGTGGTGCTCGGGCGCCTCAGTCCTCCTGCCGGAACGCTTTAG
- a CDS encoding potassium channel family protein, with amino-acid sequence MNLSSLTFLRKMRSPNRQFAVIGLGRFGRAVCGTLNNLGYEVLAADTDERRVSQALTDQIAAHALQLDTTQPSALREAGITDFDTVIVAIGNYVEESIITTLNLKEAGVKNVVAKASSEIHGKLLDRVGADHVVFPEHEMGCELARSLTSPGILDRFEIDPNHCIAEIIVPKAFDQMTIVDLDLRNRYELTLLAISQDNDPDQFEINPSPVTRLKAGGLMVVIGSNKGLERLPV; translated from the coding sequence CCTGTCATCGCTGACATTTTTGCGCAAGATGCGATCGCCCAATCGCCAGTTTGCCGTCATTGGGCTGGGGCGCTTCGGTCGGGCGGTGTGCGGCACCCTCAATAACCTGGGCTATGAGGTGCTGGCCGCCGATACCGACGAGCGTCGGGTCAGTCAGGCTCTCACCGACCAGATTGCCGCCCACGCCCTCCAGCTCGACACCACCCAGCCCTCGGCCCTGCGCGAGGCGGGCATCACCGACTTCGACACGGTAATTGTGGCGATCGGCAACTACGTCGAGGAGAGCATCATTACCACCCTCAACCTCAAAGAGGCCGGGGTGAAAAACGTGGTGGCCAAGGCCTCGTCAGAGATCCACGGCAAGCTGCTCGATCGCGTGGGGGCCGACCACGTGGTGTTTCCTGAGCACGAGATGGGCTGTGAACTGGCGCGATCGCTCACCTCCCCCGGCATTCTCGATCGCTTTGAGATCGACCCCAACCACTGCATCGCCGAAATCATCGTGCCCAAGGCCTTTGACCAGATGACCATCGTTGACCTTGACCTGCGCAACCGCTACGAACTCACCCTGCTGGCTATCAGCCAGGACAACGATCCCGACCAGTTTGAGATCAACCCCAGCCCTGTCACCCGGCTGAAGGCGGGCGGCCTGATGGTCGTGATCGGCAGCAACAAAGGCCTGGAGCGTCTACCGGTATAG